The sequence ACAAAGACAAAAACATTATTCTCTCAAGCTGCACTTAAAAGTATTGAAAAACGGCTCGCTGTTGGAGAACAAGTCTTAGTTTTCTTTAATCGACGTGGCTACCATACAAATGTGTCCTGTTCTTCATGTAAACATACGTTGAAATGTGCCCGCTGCGATATGGTATTAACTTTCCACAAATATGCGAATGTCCTTCTCTGTCATCTCTGTAATTCTTCCCCTAAAGATCCTCAGACATCTTGTCCAAAATGTCATGGAACTATGACTTTACAATATCGTGGATCGGGGACAGAAAAAATAGAAAAAGTATTGCATAGTATCTTCCCACAAGTGCGCACTATCCGTATTGATTCGGACACTACGAAATTTAAAGGAAGTCATGAATCTTTATTAAAACAATTTGCCACAGGAAAAGCGGATATACTCATTGGGACACAAATGATAGCTAAAGGGATGCACTTTCCAGCCGTAACTTTGGCCATCATTTTAAATGGTGATTCTGGTCTGTACATTCCTGATTTCCGTGCCTCTGAACAAGTATTTCAATTGATCACACAAGTAACAGGAAGGTCGGGAAGAAGCCACCTCCCTGGAGAGGTCTTAATTCAATCGTTTCTTCCTGATCACAGTACCATTCGCTGTGCCATCAGACAGGATTATCGAGAGTTTTACCACCAAGAAATCCCTGGCAGGGAATTATGCAGCTACCCGCCATTTGTTCGTCTTGTCCGCTGTATATTCATAGGAAAATGCCCCAACCTCACTTGGAAAGAGGCACAACGAATCCACTCTATACTTAAAGAGAAGTTGGATACTCACACCCAATTAATGCAAATCACACCGTGTGGACACTTTAAAATTAAAGATGTATTTCGGTATCAATTTTTAATAAAAAGCAAGCAAGTTTTGCCTGTAAATAAAAAGCTCCACGAAGCTTTGCTAACTGCAAAACTGTCTCCCAAAGTAAAATTCATGATTGACGTCGATCCTACAACTACATTTTTCTAGATAGCTATGCAAAACGGCAATTAAGAGATTTACTTCATCTTGGTGATTAAAAGCGTGGAAATTTACTCGTATAAAAGGCTTATCGGCAAAAGTCATCAAGCCTACGCGTAAGTTCGCCTCATTGAGAAGTGAAACTAAAAGATCAAAATTAAAATCCTGTAAGAAAATAGGTTGTCCACAACCTTGGGAACTCAAACCAAAATACTGCTGAAAATACTCTTGAAGGGCAAAAACTTGTTTGCGAGCGAGCTCCCCTGCTACAAACAAATGATCATATGCAGCACTTATGGTAATCAAGGCGTGGGGAGCGAGTGCTGTAGTATAGCGTAATGGTGGGGAGTTTAACATCAACTCTGTTTTCACTTCTGAGGAAGAAAGAATAGCAGCTCCCATGGCTCCCATAGCTTTACTATAGGTAACAAGAACAGCATAAAAATTCTCATACCCCCATTTGTGACACAATCCACGGCCCTCCTCGCCAAAAATTCCCATAGCATGAGCTTCGTCTACAATAAGGTGAGCATGATATTTTCTTGAAAGAGCTAAAAGTTCTTCAAGAGGAGCTAAAGTTCCTAAGAAAGAGTATACCGAACAAACAAAAATGAAAATTCTTCCTGATGAGACTGCTCTATGAGACATTAATAAAGATTCTAGAGCGTTTAAATCATTATGAGGAAACGATTGATGTTTTCCGGATATCATTTTTAAACTTTGTACAACGGATACGTGTACAGACGCATCCCAAAAGACCATATCGGTATCTTTAGAAATGTGATAGCAGAAACCTAAATTCGCCATATAGCCGCTGTGTACGACAAAAGCCGCCTCAGCTTGATGGAATTTCGCTATCTTTGCTTCTAATTTTTGTAAAGTTTGGGAAGGGCCTGCAATAGCACGAGAACCACTTGCTCCAAGTTGGGCTTGAGGAAATTGTTCACAATATAAACGATAGCGTCTCTCAACTTCATTTACTAATACTGTAGAGCGAGAGAAACCTAGGAAATCGTTAGTTACAAAATCTATTGGGCATTCACTCATTAAAGATCTTTTCCTTGAAATCTAGTATCTTTAACTATTCAAGTGTCGTTTTAGTCCCCATGAAACAGAGAAAGAGCTAGAGAATTTAAAGCTCGGTAATCAGGTTTTCCTGAGCCCAGCATCGGGATAGATTCCAACTGATGCTGATAGGATATTTTCATTATGCTACTTGTTTTCAAGTTTTTTAGGATATCATTTACTTCATTGAGACTGGTAGAAAACGTCGTAAATAAGCAGAGTTTGACTTTCTCTCCGGGTATACCACAAACGATCAAAGAAACATCCTCT is a genomic window of Chlamydia psittaci 6BC containing:
- a CDS encoding aminotransferase class I/II-fold pyridoxal phosphate-dependent enzyme gives rise to the protein MSECPIDFVTNDFLGFSRSTVLVNEVERRYRLYCEQFPQAQLGASGSRAIAGPSQTLQKLEAKIAKFHQAEAAFVVHSGYMANLGFCYHISKDTDMVFWDASVHVSVVQSLKMISGKHQSFPHNDLNALESLLMSHRAVSSGRIFIFVCSVYSFLGTLAPLEELLALSRKYHAHLIVDEAHAMGIFGEEGRGLCHKWGYENFYAVLVTYSKAMGAMGAAILSSSEVKTELMLNSPPLRYTTALAPHALITISAAYDHLFVAGELARKQVFALQEYFQQYFGLSSQGCGQPIFLQDFNFDLLVSLLNEANLRVGLMTFADKPFIRVNFHAFNHQDEVNLLIAVLHSYLEKCSCRIDVNHEFYFGRQFCS